AGAGGCCTTGCCCGAAGATGCCGCCGTCACCGATCGCGATCCGCGCCTGCTGCACGTTGTAGCCGGCGCCGCGCGGGTCGAGCGAGGGATCGGTGAACGCCATGAACCGGTTGATCTGGTATTGCTTCAGCACGCCCGAGGCAACCACGGTCGTGGCACCCGCCACCCCCACCAGGGCCAGCAGCGCCAGCCACCGCCGGGGTGTGCCGGCGGCCGCCAGCACGCAGAAGACCGTCACGCCGAGCACCAGCGTGGTGCCGAGATCGGGTTGCGCCATGACCAGCGCGATCGGCACGGCGGCGACCAGGATCATCGCGACGACGTCGCCCAGCGAGACCCGTGCCCGCCAGCGCCCTTCGCTCCGCTCGGCGAGCACCAGGGCCATCGCGATGACGACGGCCAGCTTGGCAAGCTCCGAGGGTTGGACCTGCACCGGCCCGAACGTCACCCACGACTTCGAGCCGTTGACGGTCGAGCCCATCACCAGCACCAGCAGAAGCCCGATCACAGCGGCCGCATAGACCACCGGCGTCAGCAGCCTGACCCAGCGGTGGTTGGTCGCGACCACCGCCCCCATGAGGACCAGGCCCGCGACGACGTTGACGATCTGCTTGCGCAGGTAGGCCGCGGAGTCGCCGCCGGTGATCGCCTCGCGGTGGACGGTCGCCGACCAGACCAGCAGCACCGACATCGTCACCAGCACGAGCACCGCGCCCAGCAGGATCAGGTCGATGCGGCGTACGAAGGACATCACGTCGTTCTTCATGACCTCAGTCCTTCGGGGGGACGATCGAGCCGTCGGACTCGAATCCGGGCAGGTTCTTCGGCGGGTCGATGCCCTTGATGGCGGCCTTCTTGGGCCGCACCTCACCGCCACCCTCCTCGACGCCGTAGAGCGACTCCCACAGCTTGCGTACGGCATCGCCGACCGCGCCCGAGCCGGTGCCGCCCTGGGAGATCGTCATGATGACGACGTACTTCTTGTTGTACGTCGCGACCCAGCCGGTCGTCTGCTTGCCGGTGACCTCGGCGGTGCCGGTCTTGCCGCGCACCTTGACCTCGTCGACCGGGAAGCCGCCGAACTTCCACGCCAGGGTGCCCGAGCGCGGGGTGCCGAGCAGCGCCTCGTTGACGTAGTCGATGCTCTTGCTCGACATCTTCACCTTGCCGGCGACCTTGGGGTCGATCTTCTCGACGACCGTGCCGTCGCCGCTGACGATCGCCTTGCCGATGCGCGGCTCGTAGAGGGTGCCGCCGTTGGCGAGCGAGGAGTAGGCGCGGGCTAGCTGGACCGGGGTGACCATCGTGTCGCCCTGGCCGATGGAGAAGTTCACCGCGTCGCCGGTGCGGTAGTAGTTGCCCTCCACGCAGAACTCGTGGCTGAACAGCTGCAGGAACTGGGTCGGCGCGTTCTTCTTCTCGTCCATGCGGCAGTAGTAGCCCTTCATGGCCTCGTAGTACTCCGCCTTCCACTTCCGGTCGGCGATCCGGCCGGCCGACTCCCCCGGCAGGTCGATGCCGGTGCGCTTGCCGAAACCGAACTTCTTGGCGGTCTCCACCAGCGGATCCTTGGCGTTGACGTCGGCCGGGTTGGAGCCGTACTTCTGCCAGTACTTGACCGCGATCCGGTAGAAGAAGGTGTCGCAGGAGAGCTCGAGGGCCTCGGCGAAGGTGAGCATGCCGTAGGGCTTCGACTCGTAGTTCTTGAACCAGCGGTTGCCGACCTGCAGCCCGCTGGAGCAGTCGAGCTGGGTGTCGCGGGTGTAGCCGTTGTTGAGCGCCCCGACCGTCATGAACGGCTTCCAGGTCGAGCCGGGTGCGAACTGCCCCTGTGTCGCCCGCGGCAGCAGCGGGTAGCCGGCCTTCTCCGAGTAGAGCCGGTCGAGCTGCTTCTGGCTGATCCCGCCGACCCATTCCTTCGGGTCGTAGGTCGGCTGGCTGGCCATCGCGACCAGGCGTCCGGTCTGCGCCTCCATGACCACCACCGAGCCCGAGTCGGCCTCGTAGTTGCGGCCGGTGATCTTGTCGAAGGTGTTGCGCGCGGTGTCGATCGACTCCGAGAGCAGCTTCTCGGCTCGACCCTGCACCTTGGAGTCGATGCTGGTCACCAGGGTGTCGCCCGGTTGCGAGGCGACCGAGTCGCCGCGCCCGATCTCACGGCCGAGCGAGTCGACAGTGACCGTGTCGTAGCCGGGCATGCCGCGCAGCCACTGGTCGTACTCCTTCTCGACACCGGCACGGCCCACCATCGAGGTGTTGTTGAGCGACTCGTCGCCACGCTCTCTGGCGTTCTTGTCCTCGTCTTCGGTGATCGGGGAGAGATAGCCGAGGATGCCGGCGGCGTTGATGCCGTTGGGTCTCGGGTAGGAGCGCAGCGTCTGCTTCTCGGCGACCACCCCGGGGAAGTCCTCGGGCTGCTCGAGAATGCGCAGCGCAGTCGACTCGGAGACGTCGGTGGCGATCGGCACCGGCTGATAGCGCGTGCCGGACCAGTTGTTGATCGCGTCCTGCTGCTTCTTCGGCGAGACGTCGACCGCCTTCGCGACGCGCTCGATCAGGACCTTGCGATCCTCCTCGTCGAGGCCGTCGAGCACACCCTGGTCGAGGCTGACGACCCACGCCGAGCGGTTGGTCACCATCGGCCGGCCCTGGGCGTCGACGATGATGCCGCGCACCGGCTGACGGGTGACCTCACGCTTCGACTGCGAGGCGGCCGCCGCCTGGTAGGCATCGCCGTGGCGCACCTGCAGGTAGAACAGCCTGACCCCGAGCGTGGCCAGCAGCGAGAAGACCAGCGCCTGGATCACGATCAGCCGCAGCCGGCTGACATTGGCGGTCGGGACTCGGTTGCGGCCCATCACAGATCGCCCTTGCCCAGCAGCCACAGCAGCGCGGGGATCAGCAGCGGCGCCAGCAGCAGGTCGTAGCCAACGCTGATCGCGACGGTCGGCAGCAGCGTCAACGGCGCCTCGCCGAGGATGAGGCCGCTGACCGCGAACACACTCACCCCGATGAAGGAGCAGGCGGCCACGGTGGCCATCACGATCATCGCGCTCGGACGGTTCTGCCGGCCGTGGACGGCGCTGCCCTCGCGTACGCGTCCGGCGACGTAGCCCACGATCAGCAGCGCGAGCGCCCACCGACCGGCCGTGTGATCGGCGGGCGGCGCCAGATCGAGGAGTACGCCGGCGGCGAACCCTGTCACGATCGCGGCCTGGCCGCCGCGGGTGAGCGCGACCGCGAGCACGACCAGCAGAGCCAGGTCAGGCGTGATGCCGCGGATCGCGAAGGCGGGCGCCACGCTCAGCTGGAGCACGACGGCGATCACGACCAGCAGGCCGACCAGGAGGTTGCGCAGCACCGGGGCGGCACCCCGTACGCCCGTTTCCATCTCGCTCATCGCAGCTCCCCCTCCGGAGTCATCACGGCGCGGTCGCTCTGCGTGCCGCTCGGCACCACGACACCGACGACGTCGAGCGACCCGAAGTCGACGAAGGGCTTGATCCGCACCGTGCGCGAGGAGTCGCGCACGCTCGCGAACGTGTCGGTCACCTCACCGATCGGCAGGCCCGAGACGTAGGGAGCCGCCCGGCCGTCGCCCCACGTGACGACCGTCTCGCCCTTGAGCGGGGCCACGGTGCGGTCGACGAGGTCGAGGGCGAGCTGGCCGGAGTCGGAGCGGCCGGCGACGACGCCGGAGCCCCTGACCATGCCGACCTGGCCGGACTTTCTGCCGGAGTGGTCGGAGCCGCCGACCCGGCCGCCGACGACCGAGGCGGCGTCGACGATCAGCAGGACGGTCGCCGAGGTCTTGGTGACCCGCAGCACCCGCCCGACGAGGCCGTCACCGGTCACCACCGACATGTCGGACCGGATCCCGGCAGCGCTGCCGGCATCGATCGTGACGGTGCGGTTGAAGGTCTGGGCGGGGCCGTGGGCGGTGACCCGCGCCGGCACCAGGGCGTAGCCGAGGTCGCCGGCGGCGCGGGTGATCGACTCGTACTCGGCGAGCTTGCCGCGGCCGTAGTCGGTGACCTCGAGCTGGCGGCGCAGCGTGGAGTTCTCGGCCTCGAGCTTGGTGAGGTGGTCGCGGAGGTCGTCACGGGTGTCGAACCACTCCGGCACCCCGGTGAACGGGCGGGCGAGCATCGACGCGCCGGTCTCCAGGGGCGAGAGCACCTCGCCGACCGCGGTGCGGGCCGGCTCCAGCGCGGGGGTCTGGTCGAGGGTCGCCAGCGTGGCGCAGCCGAGCACCAGGGCGATCAGCCAGGTGCGCTTCGGGCCGTTGCCCGGGCGAGTCTCGAGGCTGCCGCGCCGGTTGAGCCGCTCCCGGGGCATGCGGCCGCGGGGTTTGGGGCCCTTGCGTTCTTCCAGCCCTTTGCGCAGCCGTTCGCTCGGGCGTGGGCTCAGCAGCGACACGTCACCATCTCCTGTTCTCGTTCACCAGGACGGGGCGGAGCACGTCGTAGTCCTCGACACAGCGGCCGGCGCCCATCGCGACGGAGGTCAGCGGGGACTCGGCGATGTGGACGGGCATGCCGGTCTCGTGGCGCAGCCGCTCGTCGAGACCGCGCAGGAGCGCTCCGCCACCGGTGAGCACGATGCCGCGGTCCATGATGTCGCCGGCCAGCTCGGGCGGCGTCTGGTCGAGCGTGGTGCGTACGGCGTCGAAGATGTCGTGCAGCGGCTCCTCGATGGCCTTGCGCACCTCGGCAGCCGAGACCGTCACCGTGCGCGGCAGGCCGGTGATCATGTCGCGGCCCCGGATCTCGGCCTCCGGCTCGCCGGGCAGCGGCCACACCGAGCCGAGGGTCATCTTGACCTCCTCGGCGGTGCGCTCGCCCAGGAGCAGGGCGTACTCCTTCTTCAGCCACGTCATGATCGCGTTGTCGAGCTTGTGGCCGGCGGTGCGGATGCTCGAGCTGGTCACGATGCCGCCCAGGCTGATCACCGCGACCTCGGTGGTGCCGCCGCCGATGTCGACGACCATGTTGCCGGTCGGCAGGTGCACCGGCAGCCCGGCGCCGATCGCGGCCGCCATCGGCTCCTCGATGATGTTCACCTGGCGGGCGCCGGACTGGTAGCCCGCCTCCTTGACCGCGCGGATCTCCACCGCGGTGATCCCCGACGGCACACAGATGACCATGCGGGGCTTGGCGAAGTAGCGACGGCGGTGGACCTGCTGGATGAAGTAGCGCAGCATCTGCTCGGTCGCCTCGAAGTCGGCGATCACGCCGTCCTTCAGCGGCCGGAGCGCGACGATGTCGTCGGGCGTACGGCCCAGCATCTTCTTGGCCTCATGGCCGACGGCGAGCATCTCGCCGGTGTTCTTGTTGAGCGCGACAACGCTCGGCTCGTCGACAAGGACACCCTTGCCGCGCACATAGACCAGAGTGTTGGCGGTGCCGAGGTCCACCGCCATGTCGCGTCCAATGATGCTCGCCATACGTCCTCGCGTTCCCGGGGCGCCGCGTCGGGGATCTATGGTGCAGGATGCGGGCCTGCCGACGAGGCTACGAAGGTCAGAGCCCCAATCCGGAGAGGCTCGCCGAAACCGCAACGATACGGGGTGCGGCGTCGCTCCGGATCAGGGGGCGGCGGGTGTTCCACCGATGTTGCGGCCCTATTCGTCAGGCCGCGCGGACGTGGCTCAGGCGCCGAACCAGAGCTTGATCTCGCGGTCGGCCGACTCGGGCGAGTCGGAGCCGTGCACGAGGTTCTCGCGGTTCGACAGCGAGAGGTCACCGCGGATGGTGCCCGGCGCGGCCTTGCGACCGTCGGTGGCACCGTTGAGCGCCCGGACGACCTCGATCGCCTCGTCGCCCTCGAGGACGGCGGCGACGAGCGGGCCGGAGGTGACGAACTCGCGCAGCGGCGGGTACCACGGCTGCTCGACGTGCTCGGCGTAGTGCTCGTCGGCCTTGGCCGCATCGATGGTGCGGTGCTCGAGGGACACGATCGTCAGTCCCTTGGACTCGTAGCGGGACAGGATCTCGCCCACCAGCCCACGGCGGACGGCGTCGGGCTTCAGGATCACGAACGTGCGCTGCGTCATGTGGTCGAGCGTATCTGGGCCGAGGCGCGCGGGCACGTTCGGGCCTGGCGAGGCGGTGTCGCTGACTGTCGGTGGCGTACGGCAGGATTGCGCCCCGTGACACCACCAGCACCAACGCTCGCAGACTCCATGGCCGCCATCCCCGCCCGCATCGCCGAAGACCTCGAGGTGCGCACGGCTCAGGTGAGCGCCGCTGTCGCCCTGCTCGACGAGGGCTCGACGGTGCCGTTCATCGCTCGCTACCGCAAGGAGGTGACCGGCGGCCTCGACGACGCCCAGCTGCGTACGCTGGAGGAGCGGCTCGGCTACCTGCGCGAGCTCGAGGAGCGGCGGGCCGCGGTCATCACCGAGATCGCCAAGCAGGACAAGCTCACCCCCGAGCTGCAGGCCTCGATCTTCGCCGCCGACACGAAGGCCCGGCTGGAGGACATCTACCTGCCGTTCAAGCCGAAGCGGCGTACGAAGGCGATGATCGCCCGCGAGAACGGGCTCGAGCCGCTGGCCGACGCGCTGATGGCGGACCCGTCGCTGGAGCCGGCCGTGGAGGCCGAGAAGTTCCTGGGCGACCAGGTGGCCGACACGAAGGCTGCCCTCGACGGGGCGCGCGCGATCCTCGTCGAGCGCTTCGGTGAGGACGCCGACCTGATCGGCACCCTCCGTGAGCGGATGTGGAAGCAGGGGCGCCTGGTCACCCGGGTGCGCGAGGCCCGCGAGAACGACCCGGCCGCGGCGAAGTTCTCCGACTACTTCGACTTCTCCGAGTCGTACGCCTCGCTCCCCTCGCACCGCACCATGGCCGTCCTGCGGGCCGAGAAGGAGGACGTCATCGACGTCACCCTCTCCCCCTACGCGGAGGAGACGACCGAAGCGAGGTCGAGCGGCGAGCTTGCTCGTCCGCTCGCGCCGAGCGAGGGAGTAAGCGCGCGAAGCGCGCAGCCGGAGGCGGGTGTCGTCACCGACTACGAGCGCTCGATCGCCGCGCGCTTCGGCATCGTCGACTCCGGGCGCCCGGGCGACAAGTGGCTCGGCGAGACGGTGCGGTGGGCGTGGCGTACGCGCATCCTCTTCCGCCTCGAGCTCGACATGCGCACCCGGATCCGGGCCGCTGCCGAGGAGGCCGCGATCGCGGTCTTCGCCGACAACCTGCGCGATCTCCTGCTCGCCGCGCCGGCGGGCACCCGGGCGACGATGGGGCTCGACCCCGGCATCCGCACCGGTGTGAAGGTGGCCGTCGTCGACGCCACCGGCAAGGTCGTCGACACCTCGACCGTCTACCCTCACGAGCCGCGGCGCGACTGGGACGGCGCGCTGGCCACGCTGGCGACGCTGGCCAAGAAGCACTCGGTCGACCTGATCGCGATCGGCAACGGCACCGCGTCGCGAGAGACCGACAAGCTCGCCGCCGACCTGCTCAAGCTGCTGCCCGACCTGAAGATGACCAAGGTGATGGTCTCCGAGGCCGGCGCCTCGGTCTACTCCGCCTCCGCCTACGCCTCCGCCGAGCTGCCCGACCTCGACGTGTCGCTGCGTGGAGCCGTCTCGATCGCGCGTCGCCTGCAGGACCCGCTGGCCGAGCTGGTCAAGATCGAGCCGAAGTCGATCGGCGTCGGTCAATACCAGCACGACCTGCCCGAATACGGTCTCTCGAAGTCGCTCGACGCTGTCGTCGAAGACTGCGTGAACGGTGTCGGGGTCGACCTCAACACCGCCTCGGCGCCGCTGCTGCGCCGGGTCTCCGGCATCACCGAGTCGCTCGCCACCGCCATCGTGACCCACCGTGACGACAACGGGCCGTTCCGCACCCGCAAGGAGCTCGCCAAGGTGCCGCGGCTGGGCCCGAAGGCGTTCGAGCAGGCCGCCGGGTTCCTGCGGATCCGGGGTGGCGACGACCCGCTCGACGTCTCCGGTGTGCACCCGGAGTCCTACCCGGTCATCAACCGGATCCTCGAGCGGGCCTCGGCCGACATCGGCTCCCTGATCGGCAACGCGGGCGTGCTGAAGTCGCTCGAGCCCGCCGAGTTCGTCGACGAGACGTTCGGTCTGCCGACCGTCACCGACATCTTCGCCGAGCTCGAGAAGCCCGGGCGCGACCCGCGCCCCGAGTTCCGCACGGCCACGTTCTCCGACTCCGTGCACGTGATCGCCGACCTCCGTCCGGGCATGGTGCTGGAGGGCACTGTGACCAACGTGGCCGCCTTCGGCGCCTTCATCGACATCGGTGTCCACCAGGACGGCCTCGTGCACATCTCCGCGATGTCCGACAAGTTCGTCGAGGACCCTCGCGACGTGGTCCGCTCCGGCGACGTCGTGCGGGTCAAGGTGCTCGAGGTCG
The sequence above is drawn from the Nocardioides albertanoniae genome and encodes:
- a CDS encoding rod shape-determining protein; this encodes MASIIGRDMAVDLGTANTLVYVRGKGVLVDEPSVVALNKNTGEMLAVGHEAKKMLGRTPDDIVALRPLKDGVIADFEATEQMLRYFIQQVHRRRYFAKPRMVICVPSGITAVEIRAVKEAGYQSGARQVNIIEEPMAAAIGAGLPVHLPTGNMVVDIGGGTTEVAVISLGGIVTSSSIRTAGHKLDNAIMTWLKKEYALLLGERTAEEVKMTLGSVWPLPGEPEAEIRGRDMITGLPRTVTVSAAEVRKAIEEPLHDIFDAVRTTLDQTPPELAGDIMDRGIVLTGGGALLRGLDERLRHETGMPVHIAESPLTSVAMGAGRCVEDYDVLRPVLVNENRRW
- the mreC gene encoding rod shape-determining protein MreC; protein product: MSLLSPRPSERLRKGLEERKGPKPRGRMPRERLNRRGSLETRPGNGPKRTWLIALVLGCATLATLDQTPALEPARTAVGEVLSPLETGASMLARPFTGVPEWFDTRDDLRDHLTKLEAENSTLRRQLEVTDYGRGKLAEYESITRAAGDLGYALVPARVTAHGPAQTFNRTVTIDAGSAAGIRSDMSVVTGDGLVGRVLRVTKTSATVLLIVDAASVVGGRVGGSDHSGRKSGQVGMVRGSGVVAGRSDSGQLALDLVDRTVAPLKGETVVTWGDGRAAPYVSGLPIGEVTDTFASVRDSSRTVRIKPFVDFGSLDVVGVVVPSGTQSDRAVMTPEGELR
- a CDS encoding Tex family protein produces the protein MAAIPARIAEDLEVRTAQVSAAVALLDEGSTVPFIARYRKEVTGGLDDAQLRTLEERLGYLRELEERRAAVITEIAKQDKLTPELQASIFAADTKARLEDIYLPFKPKRRTKAMIARENGLEPLADALMADPSLEPAVEAEKFLGDQVADTKAALDGARAILVERFGEDADLIGTLRERMWKQGRLVTRVREARENDPAAAKFSDYFDFSESYASLPSHRTMAVLRAEKEDVIDVTLSPYAEETTEARSSGELARPLAPSEGVSARSAQPEAGVVTDYERSIAARFGIVDSGRPGDKWLGETVRWAWRTRILFRLELDMRTRIRAAAEEAAIAVFADNLRDLLLAAPAGTRATMGLDPGIRTGVKVAVVDATGKVVDTSTVYPHEPRRDWDGALATLATLAKKHSVDLIAIGNGTASRETDKLAADLLKLLPDLKMTKVMVSEAGASVYSASAYASAELPDLDVSLRGAVSIARRLQDPLAELVKIEPKSIGVGQYQHDLPEYGLSKSLDAVVEDCVNGVGVDLNTASAPLLRRVSGITESLATAIVTHRDDNGPFRTRKELAKVPRLGPKAFEQAAGFLRIRGGDDPLDVSGVHPESYPVINRILERASADIGSLIGNAGVLKSLEPAEFVDETFGLPTVTDIFAELEKPGRDPRPEFRTATFSDSVHVIADLRPGMVLEGTVTNVAAFGAFIDIGVHQDGLVHISAMSDKFVEDPRDVVRSGDVVRVKVLEVDEPRKRISLTLRLSDDAPAGAGAPAKGESGGRSGRPGGRPDGRSGGGQRGQGRGGQSKGGQGKGGPKGGKGGGRGSSAPANSAMADALRRAGLS
- the mrdA gene encoding penicillin-binding protein 2; the encoded protein is MGRNRVPTANVSRLRLIVIQALVFSLLATLGVRLFYLQVRHGDAYQAAAASQSKREVTRQPVRGIIVDAQGRPMVTNRSAWVVSLDQGVLDGLDEEDRKVLIERVAKAVDVSPKKQQDAINNWSGTRYQPVPIATDVSESTALRILEQPEDFPGVVAEKQTLRSYPRPNGINAAGILGYLSPITEDEDKNARERGDESLNNTSMVGRAGVEKEYDQWLRGMPGYDTVTVDSLGREIGRGDSVASQPGDTLVTSIDSKVQGRAEKLLSESIDTARNTFDKITGRNYEADSGSVVVMEAQTGRLVAMASQPTYDPKEWVGGISQKQLDRLYSEKAGYPLLPRATQGQFAPGSTWKPFMTVGALNNGYTRDTQLDCSSGLQVGNRWFKNYESKPYGMLTFAEALELSCDTFFYRIAVKYWQKYGSNPADVNAKDPLVETAKKFGFGKRTGIDLPGESAGRIADRKWKAEYYEAMKGYYCRMDEKKNAPTQFLQLFSHEFCVEGNYYRTGDAVNFSIGQGDTMVTPVQLARAYSSLANGGTLYEPRIGKAIVSGDGTVVEKIDPKVAGKVKMSSKSIDYVNEALLGTPRSGTLAWKFGGFPVDEVKVRGKTGTAEVTGKQTTGWVATYNKKYVVIMTISQGGTGSGAVGDAVRKLWESLYGVEEGGGEVRPKKAAIKGIDPPKNLPGFESDGSIVPPKD
- the mreD gene encoding rod shape-determining protein MreD, translated to MSEMETGVRGAAPVLRNLLVGLLVVIAVVLQLSVAPAFAIRGITPDLALLVVLAVALTRGGQAAIVTGFAAGVLLDLAPPADHTAGRWALALLIVGYVAGRVREGSAVHGRQNRPSAMIVMATVAACSFIGVSVFAVSGLILGEAPLTLLPTVAISVGYDLLLAPLLIPALLWLLGKGDL
- the rodA gene encoding rod shape-determining protein RodA, which encodes MKNDVMSFVRRIDLILLGAVLVLVTMSVLLVWSATVHREAITGGDSAAYLRKQIVNVVAGLVLMGAVVATNHRWVRLLTPVVYAAAVIGLLLVLVMGSTVNGSKSWVTFGPVQVQPSELAKLAVVIAMALVLAERSEGRWRARVSLGDVVAMILVAAVPIALVMAQPDLGTTLVLGVTVFCVLAAAGTPRRWLALLALVGVAGATTVVASGVLKQYQINRFMAFTDPSLDPRGAGYNVQQARIAIGDGGIFGQGLFQGSQARAGFVPEQHTDFIFTVVGEELGLVGSLLVIALIGIVLWRGLRIAARTDDLFGRVAAAGIVCWLGIQSFQNIGMCLGIMPVTGVPLPLISYGGSSMIAALLAVGLLLGISGRSSRTGLDRSGPLLDLRARDRLQVPAVRRDVAFHRN
- the ndk gene encoding nucleoside-diphosphate kinase, which gives rise to MTQRTFVILKPDAVRRGLVGEILSRYESKGLTIVSLEHRTIDAAKADEHYAEHVEQPWYPPLREFVTSGPLVAAVLEGDEAIEVVRALNGATDGRKAAPGTIRGDLSLSNRENLVHGSDSPESADREIKLWFGA